In one Nitrospirota bacterium genomic region, the following are encoded:
- a CDS encoding GNAT family N-acetyltransferase — translation MFCTKIPRFIEDGSIRLRPLRVFDGPFLMGGLKDEDILLANGLNKPIASSWFFIWWWIKKTFMPAYCIECASGRMGFIGLYNLMIGKSAEMSLVIFDRNNRRMGYGTRAFKLFAKSLQRHSVVERILIKIKADNPIALSFWKKLGFVETGILDDIISMSIGLDSYHLP, via the coding sequence ATGTTTTGTACCAAAATTCCGAGATTTATAGAAGATGGAAGTATCAGGCTGAGACCACTGAGGGTCTTTGATGGTCCATTTCTAATGGGTGGATTAAAGGATGAAGACATCCTATTGGCAAACGGCCTGAACAAACCCATAGCTTCATCATGGTTTTTCATCTGGTGGTGGATAAAAAAGACCTTTATGCCTGCCTACTGTATAGAGTGTGCTTCAGGGCGGATGGGATTTATTGGTCTATATAATCTGATGATCGGTAAATCTGCTGAGATGAGTCTGGTGATATTCGACAGAAATAACAGACGAATGGGTTATGGGACCAGGGCGTTTAAGCTTTTTGCGAAAAGTCTGCAGAGGCATTCAGTAGTGGAAAGAATACTCATAAAGATTAAGGCAGATAACCCTATTGCACTATCGTTCTGGAAAAAACTTGGTTTTGTGGAGACAGGTATTCTGGATGATATAATCAGTATGTCTATTGGTTTAGATAGTTATCATTTACCGTGA
- a CDS encoding sulfatase-like hydrolase/transferase, producing the protein MFLKQFFSKSRFAVVYLFFAVFVALSFITRTILLAKSLHVIHLTSWLLIKVYGVGLFFDIVAAAYFSIPLALYLTFIPDKIYQGRFHKPVVYFSSFVILYLLIFNSFAEYFFFDEFGVRFNFIAVDYLIYTHEVVKNIMESYPMPAILTAIAVISLITLMSFRKLIDSSIAVRSSLKQRINSGFIFIIIPMFSFTFVDLDWAKISANNYANELSANGIYSLFAAFKNNKINYETFYATRDDRAVFQKLRLLLSENNSFVNDNIFDVTREIKNAVEEKKLNVVVIVEESLSSEFLGVFGNKNNLTPNLDRLAKESIFFTNMHATGTRTDRGLEAITLSIPPTSGRSIVKRPHNENMFSWGFVMKGKEYDTKFIYGGYGYFDNMDYFFGHNGFDDIVDRTDFSKQEITFENAWGVSDEDLFNKSIKEFNKSYKNNRPFFALIMTTSNHRPYAYPEGRIDIPSHSGRNGAVKYADYAIGKFINDAGKEPWFKDTVIVIVADHCAGSAGKTSLPVNRYEIPLLIYSPSHFTPQRIDKLASQIDIAPTVLGLLNFSYKTKFFGKDILKMQPEQERALIGTYQKLGYVKNDRLAVLDIKKEGTVYQFDRRTGETKKIPPDQNLLDEAVSYYQGANYLFEHNLNKF; encoded by the coding sequence ATTTTTAAAGCAATTTTTTTCTAAGAGCCGCTTTGCCGTCGTGTATTTGTTCTTTGCTGTATTCGTAGCGCTGTCCTTTATAACGAGGACGATTCTGCTTGCTAAATCGCTGCATGTTATTCATCTGACATCATGGCTTTTAATCAAGGTTTATGGTGTAGGTCTTTTCTTCGATATTGTTGCCGCAGCTTATTTTTCAATTCCTCTGGCTCTTTACCTGACATTTATCCCCGATAAAATTTATCAAGGCAGGTTTCATAAGCCTGTCGTCTATTTTTCATCTTTCGTTATTCTGTATTTGCTTATCTTCAACAGCTTTGCAGAATACTTTTTCTTTGATGAGTTCGGTGTCAGATTTAATTTCATTGCTGTGGACTATCTCATCTATACCCACGAAGTGGTTAAAAATATTATGGAATCATATCCCATGCCGGCCATATTGACTGCAATTGCAGTTATATCATTAATAACCCTCATGTCTTTTAGAAAACTGATTGATTCATCTATAGCGGTAAGAAGCAGCTTAAAACAGAGGATTAATAGCGGTTTTATATTCATCATTATTCCGATGTTCTCTTTCACCTTTGTCGATCTGGATTGGGCAAAGATATCCGCCAATAACTATGCAAATGAGCTTTCTGCCAACGGCATCTACAGCCTCTTTGCGGCATTTAAGAACAATAAGATAAACTACGAGACATTTTATGCAACAAGAGACGACAGGGCAGTCTTTCAAAAATTAAGATTGCTTTTAAGCGAGAACAACTCTTTTGTCAATGACAATATCTTTGATGTTACCAGAGAGATTAAAAACGCTGTGGAAGAAAAAAAACTCAATGTGGTGGTAATAGTTGAGGAAAGCCTAAGCTCAGAATTCCTCGGTGTTTTCGGTAATAAGAATAATCTCACCCCTAACCTCGACAGACTGGCTAAGGAAAGTATCTTCTTTACAAACATGCATGCTACAGGAACAAGGACAGACAGGGGACTTGAAGCGATTACGCTGTCGATCCCGCCTACCTCGGGAAGGTCTATAGTTAAGCGACCCCACAATGAGAATATGTTCTCTTGGGGCTTTGTGATGAAAGGCAAGGAGTATGATACAAAGTTTATATACGGCGGGTATGGATACTTCGACAACATGGATTATTTTTTCGGACATAATGGTTTTGATGATATTGTTGACAGGACTGATTTTTCGAAGCAGGAGATAACCTTTGAGAATGCATGGGGAGTAAGTGACGAGGATTTGTTCAATAAATCCATTAAAGAGTTCAATAAGTCTTACAAAAACAATAGGCCTTTCTTTGCGCTCATCATGACAACCTCCAACCATAGACCATATGCATATCCTGAAGGCAGGATAGATATCCCATCCCATTCCGGAAGAAATGGCGCTGTCAAATACGCAGACTACGCAATCGGCAAATTTATAAACGATGCAGGGAAAGAGCCGTGGTTCAAGGATACTGTCATTGTTATAGTTGCAGACCACTGTGCCGGCTCCGCAGGAAAGACATCACTGCCTGTTAACCGGTATGAAATCCCCCTTCTCATCTATTCCCCATCGCATTTTACACCGCAGAGGATAGATAAGCTGGCGAGCCAGATAGATATTGCCCCCACTGTTTTGGGACTTTTAAACTTCAGCTATAAGACTAAATTTTTCGGTAAGGATATTTTAAAGATGCAGCCGGAACAGGAAAGGGCACTCATTGGAACTTATCAGAAACTCGGCTATGTAAAAAATGACAGACTTGCAGTCCTTGATATAAAGAAAGAAGGCACAGTGTATCAGTTCGATAGGCGTACTGGTGAGACAAAAAAAATACCACCAGACCAGAATCTGCTGGATGAGGCAGTAAGCTATTATCAGGGTGCAAATTATTTATTTGAGCATAATCTAAATAAGTTTTGA
- a CDS encoding DUF202 domain-containing protein: protein MDKNTAENQKSSKIRNRRVHMANERTFLAWIRTSIGIMAFGFVVEKFALFVKQISYFLGKEVTPPSPGYSSIFGIFLVGLGALMGVLAFIRYKKVEKQIDEDTYQPSLILDILLAISVLAIGIFLVIYLLHSV from the coding sequence ATGGATAAGAACACGGCAGAGAATCAAAAATCATCAAAAATCCGCAACCGCCGTGTCCACATGGCTAATGAAAGGACATTCCTTGCATGGATAAGGACGAGCATCGGCATAATGGCCTTCGGGTTTGTCGTCGAGAAATTCGCCCTGTTCGTGAAACAGATATCATATTTTTTAGGGAAAGAGGTCACTCCTCCATCTCCTGGGTATTCTTCAATCTTCGGAATATTCCTTGTCGGTCTCGGCGCCTTGATGGGTGTACTTGCATTTATCAGATATAAGAAGGTTGAAAAACAGATAGATGAAGATACCTATCAGCCATCCTTAATTCTTGATATACTGCTCGCCATCTCAGTCCTTGCAATCGGGATATTTCTTGTAATTTATTTGCTGCACAGTGTTTAG
- a CDS encoding DUF1003 domain-containing protein: protein METLISSISKKEYPKNELISGKSIRIGILNEIKKDHPDFTEDQYASLSELNFYRQRYIENTLKEEFGSLTNLEHEVLESVKKGELIAENIDETFNQKMTFGQRLADKIGNFGGSWSFISLFMIFLFAWISINVYVLVQKPFDPYPFIFLNLILSCLAAMQAPVIMMSQNRLEEKDRERSKHDYKVNLKAELEIRMLNEKVDHLILNQQQKLLEIEQIQIEMMEDIMNELSRDNK from the coding sequence ATGGAAACTTTAATAAGCAGTATTTCAAAAAAAGAATATCCTAAAAATGAATTGATCAGTGGCAAATCAATTCGTATAGGTATTCTGAACGAGATAAAAAAGGACCACCCTGACTTTACTGAAGACCAATATGCATCTCTTTCCGAATTGAATTTTTACAGACAGAGATACATTGAAAACACCCTGAAAGAGGAATTCGGATCTCTTACAAATTTAGAGCACGAAGTTTTGGAGAGTGTCAAGAAAGGTGAGCTGATTGCAGAAAATATAGACGAAACATTCAATCAAAAAATGACTTTCGGTCAAAGACTTGCTGATAAAATTGGTAATTTTGGTGGAAGCTGGTCTTTTATCTCACTTTTCATGATATTCCTTTTTGCATGGATATCCATCAATGTTTATGTTCTGGTACAAAAACCTTTTGACCCGTATCCGTTTATTTTTTTGAATCTTATCTTGTCCTGTCTGGCGGCAATGCAGGCTCCAGTCATTATGATGAGTCAGAACAGACTTGAGGAAAAAGACAGAGAGCGATCTAAACATGACTACAAAGTAAATCTGAAAGCCGAACTGGAAATAAGAATGTTGAATGAGAAAGTTGACCACCTGATCCTGAACCAGCAGCAGAAACTCCTTGAAATCGAGCAGATTCAGATAGAGATGATGGAAGACATTATGAACGAATTGTCGCGTGACAACAAATGA
- a CDS encoding universal stress protein encodes MISKVLVATDGSETAGKSVKYAVDLARQTGASLILLSVIDKSLFLTKSIPGVATITHLIEPIEDYLRQAAEGYIEEAERFCKKKGVQSKMVIRSGHPVEEIIEEAEKSKVDLIVMGSHGKSAIKAAVLGSVTFGIIHKDTKIPVLVVRR; translated from the coding sequence ATGATTTCAAAGGTTCTTGTGGCTACTGATGGCTCAGAGACTGCGGGGAAGTCTGTTAAATATGCAGTTGATCTTGCAAGGCAAACAGGTGCTTCTTTGATATTGCTCAGCGTAATCGATAAAAGCCTATTTTTAACCAAGTCGATTCCTGGTGTAGCAACCATAACACACCTGATTGAGCCTATCGAGGATTATCTGAGGCAGGCTGCTGAGGGATATATCGAAGAGGCAGAAAGATTCTGCAAGAAGAAGGGCGTTCAATCAAAAATGGTTATCAGGTCAGGGCATCCGGTTGAGGAAATTATAGAGGAGGCTGAAAAATCAAAAGTTGACCTGATCGTTATGGGATCCCATGGCAAAAGCGCTATAAAGGCAGCGGTTCTTGGCAGCGTTACATTCGGTATTATCCACAAGGATACAAAAATCCCTGTCCTTGTGGTAAGAAGGTAA
- the tatA gene encoding twin-arginine translocase TatA/TatE family subunit, producing the protein MFGLGLPEMMVVLIIALVVFGPSKLPSLGKSLGEAIRGFKKGLESESPEEKNQLNK; encoded by the coding sequence ATGTTCGGGCTCGGTTTGCCTGAAATGATGGTCGTCCTTATCATTGCCCTTGTGGTATTTGGGCCGAGTAAGCTTCCATCCCTCGGAAAGAGCCTCGGGGAGGCAATAAGGGGTTTTAAAAAAGGACTCGAAAGTGAATCACCAGAAGAAAAGAATCAGTTGAATAAATAA